One genomic segment of Acanthopagrus latus isolate v.2019 chromosome 14, fAcaLat1.1, whole genome shotgun sequence includes these proteins:
- the tspan33a gene encoding tetraspanin-33 has translation MGGRRRRNDEDFSFVSPVVKYLLFLFNFIFWIIALVMVSIGVYARMMKHAETALACLSVDPAVMLMVVGILMFFITFCGCVGSLRENICLLQTFCVCLTVIFMLQLVAGVLGFVFADKARNKVTEMINKAIIHYREDIDLQNLIDFGQKEFGCCGGVTFTDWSQNMYFDCKQSNPSRERCSVPFSCCIMPPDKVVINTMCGQGMQELEYTEAVKFIHANGCIDKLVDWIHSNLFLLGGVALGLAIPQLVGILLSQILINQIKDQIELQNYNVKHRSDPWR, from the exons ATGGGAGGAAGACGCAGACGAAACGACGAGGACTTCAGCTTCGTCAGTCCAGTTGTCAAATACCTACTGTTcttatttaatttcatattctgg ATAATCGCCCTGGTGATGGTGTCGATCGGAGTGTACGCCCGCATGATGAAGCATGCAG AGACAGCTCTGGCGTGTCTGTCCGTGGACCCTGCTGTAATGCTGATGGTCGTGGGGATCCTCATGTTCTTCATCACCTTCTGTGGCTGCGTGGGCTCCCTGAGGGAAAACATCTGCCTTCTGCAGACA ttctgtgtctgtctgacggTCATCTTCATGCTGCAGCTGGTGGCTGGGGTGCTTGGCTTTGTCTTCGCTGATAAG GCTCGTAACAAAGTGACGGAGATGATCAATAAAGCCATCATCCACTACAGGGAGGACATCGATCTGCAAAACCTCATTGACTTTGGTCAGAAAGAG TTTGGCTGCTGTGGTGGTGTTACGTTCACTGACTGGTCCCAGAACATGTACTTCGACTGCAAGCAGAGCAACCCCAGCAGAGAGCGCTGCTCCGTCCCCTTCTCCTGTTGCATCATGCCCCCAGACAAG GTGGTTATCAACACCATGTGTGGACAAGGCATGCAGGAGTTAGAGTACACTGAGGCTGTAAAGTTCATCCACGCCAACGGCTGCATAGACAAACTGGTGGACTGGATCCACAGCAACCTGTTCCTGCTGGGAGGCGTCGCCCTGGGACTGGCCATACCACAG CTGGTTGGCATCCTCCTGTCTCAGATTCTGATCAACCAGATCAAAGACCAGATCGAGCTGCAGAACTACAACGTCAAGCACCGCTCCGACCCCTGGAGATGA